The Microbacterium natoriense genomic interval CGGGTCTCCCCCGCGGCGACATCCAGAACCAGCTCGCCACTCTGCTCACGGTCATCGTGCTCGCGACGCTCGGCGGCCTCATCCTGCTCGCCCTCACCACCGCGATCACTATCCGCGTCGGTCTGCGCCCGCTGCGCGCCGTCGCGGCGACGGCGACTCGCGTCGCCAACCAGCCCCTGGACCGGGGCGAGGTCGAGATCACCGAACGCGTCCCGGCATCCGAAGCCGACCCTCGCACCGAGACCGGTCTGGTCGGCGCAGCGCTGAACAAGCTCCTCGATCACGTGAACACATCGCTGTCCGCTCGTCAGCGCAACGAAGAGCGCATGCGCCAGTTCGTCGCCGACGCGAGCCACGAGCTGCGGACGCCGCTCGCGTCGATCCGCGGATACTCCGAGCTGTCGCTGCGTGCGCTCAGCCAGCAGCAGGGTCCCGCGGCGATCGAGGGGACGACCACTTCGCTCGAGCGCATCCAGGCGCAATCCCTGCGGATGACCAGGCTCGTCGAGGATCTGCTCCTGCTGGCCCGACTCGACGAGGGACGCGAACTCGTCTACGGCACGGTGGATCTCGCTCAGCTCGCCCTCGAGGGATTGTCGGATGCTCGGCCGACGGCCCCTGAGCACCGGTGGAACATCGACGTGCCCGACGAGCCGGTCGTCGTGGTCGGCGATACCGGCCGTCTGCATCAGGTCGTCACAAATCTGCTCGCGAACGCGCGGACGCATACCCCTGCGGGCACGGAGATCACGCTGAGCGTGACGCGCGAGGGCGACGAGGCGGTTCTTCGAGTGCATGACGACGGGCCCGGCATCGATCCGGCGGTGCATGAGGAGCTCTTCGCGCGGTTCGCCCGCGGCGACAGCTCGCGCGCCCGGCAGACCGGCGGAACCGGTCTGGGCCTCGCGATCGCCAAGGCGATCGTGGAAGGTCACCACGGCCGCATCGAGGTCTCCAGCGTCCCTGGCGACACCACGTTCTCGGTGCACCTGCCCCTGAGCCCGGTCCTGG includes:
- a CDS encoding sensor histidine kinase, translated to MTRRPLTLQARLMTAVIGFVSLILVIVAVITTAILGNTLERQLDDKLLYYSNAYRQYVEQFPPAGVTAQNVLGGKQVPPGLLFAVSSATTGTTGLVVAATEKDFGTSTALTTEQLMQINDALDDSHTGTVSISGIGSYRVSIVSTSNGTVVVTGLPRGDIQNQLATLLTVIVLATLGGLILLALTTAITIRVGLRPLRAVAATATRVANQPLDRGEVEITERVPASEADPRTETGLVGAALNKLLDHVNTSLSARQRNEERMRQFVADASHELRTPLASIRGYSELSLRALSQQQGPAAIEGTTTSLERIQAQSLRMTRLVEDLLLLARLDEGRELVYGTVDLAQLALEGLSDARPTAPEHRWNIDVPDEPVVVVGDTGRLHQVVTNLLANARTHTPAGTEITLSVTREGDEAVLRVHDDGPGIDPAVHEELFARFARGDSSRARQTGGTGLGLAIAKAIVEGHHGRIEVSSVPGDTTFSVHLPLSPVLGA